A window from Scheffersomyces stipitis CBS 6054 chromosome 7, complete sequence encodes these proteins:
- the BUD2 gene encoding GTPase-activating protein (GTPase-activating protein for Rsr1p/Bud1p in S. cerevisiae), translating to MVSRKYQSPFHKIISRDKGLFEGKNFLVSTDSINWIHSHTLSITEQGQLYSSDENDSHYLLLQSLQSCHVQIFSSLASSQQHHQTLQPRRLNRASVSPMDKQPPVVFIKTYENDRLYIRVLSKNNFGQLLSSLIVWQNFKPQGLVKKWYCENKVEYSTSATSVPHELLVCRFKIFGPIPSRSKNLTIVSGPKAPVYQPKAESTAADFVSVDGNGNANGGVDHVHEGWFYAIGALKSNGSLNFLSELDGTLLYTIDVKSIMSSEIREIHNSIFDNSNVLFIGQLKELRFNNVIKTTSSLSTDQLVTSFLTRDGKMVQNNQRILIEFPLHIDLEDWFVGLNYFAKREYIGSYYFQPKQLVLKKGEFDITHPPPLTDFTRENFRVSKKITIDIIEAKFENFERQHARHHEKHEDPDGKIYAEVRMWGYPWSRTAIVNHTNNPFWKEEFSTDLPISTQMIHILIKKCAYNDSYSAADKLIGTVYVTPDILTKKVKSSSTVMTGTNSGNVIDVNGYSAAGTSSQNNTISFYNNNEIVRLSIYDASNLPIGKLLLHVNLKEHHILPPPYFRSLESMLGNAPMKDLIHYCNVNVPTSDFEDVSLMMLDIFQSLGVEDQWFKALMEAELVNVDILTRKLYKKKNSDHKEAQTSASNNAFNTLFRGSSIFSKSLERYNLRIGQEYLEKALAGFFTKISMEKKNCELDPRYVSLQEKKLRQGKEIDDSDSDSEFTSDSEDEVVDEEEREKNVNKMLEDNFENLYDYVEEVWHKIYITSNDLPAQIKIQLKNFRTKVELACDPDDKTTPLNCLSAFIFLRFFCPAILNPKLFYLTKNHQSGTTQRTLTLIAKILLNFANRQEFTKHKEPHLLRMNKFLKKHRKEIYDYFDKITGRKNDFNEKILDLSHDVKRFDLGLGNDSTSNELPTTPYLIDKYLRLTELIHLLDFNRFGNSSAITSPVSLFATSAGNNESADSENGPEPNGEKNGNGAKDEYQIGTLEFEKNEFLDSAAVNETEGFSKSLRRGNENIFSFITSNITLRDLQKQSTKITAKVHQLETVLENFEFPNNLLPNQNNPDPSFTNDILSRCYLDVSRACLVYLDKDLPYNHNYRKVVEQNALSSLKLKFSTESRASHVRNASVVSTSASISTSFTNNSLGSALRNGARSSIRRWLRKN from the exons ATGGTCTCCCGGAAGTACCAATCGCCCTTCCACAAAATCATCTCCCGAGATAAGGGTCTTTTTGAAGGGAAAAACTTTCTTGTGTCCACCGATTCTATTAATTGGATACATCTGCATACTCTTTCGATCACAGAACAGGGCCAGCTCTACTCTTCGGACGAAAACGACTCCCACTACTTGCTTTTGCAGTCGTTGCAGTCATGCCACGTCCAGATCTTTTCCAGCTTGGCTTCTAGCCAACAGCACCACCAAACCCTTCAACCACGTAGACTCAACAGAGCGTCCGTGTCACCCATGGACAAAC AGCCTCCggtcgtcttcatcaagacATACGAAAACGACAGGCTCTACATCCGAgttctttccaagaacaattTTGGCCAGTTGctctcttctttgattgTATGGCAGAATTTCAAACCGCAGGGCCTCGTCAAGAAATGGTACTGCGAGAATAAGGTCGAATACTCGACGTCGGCTACACTGGTCCCCCACGAACTCTTGGTGTGTCGTTTTAAGATCTTTGGTCCAATACCCTCTCgatccaagaacttgaccATAGTTTCTGGTCCTAAAGCTCCAGTTTACCAGCCGAAGGCAGAACTGACAGCTGCTGACTTTGTAAGTGTAGACGGCAATGGAAACGCAAACGGAGGCGTAGATCATGTTCACGAAGGCTGGTTCTACGCTATAGGGGCCCTTAAGTCGAATGGATCgctcaacttcttgagtGAACTTGACGGAACGCTTCTATATACCATCGACGTCAAATCCATCATGTCATCGGAAATCAGAGAAATTCACAACTCAATTTTCGATAACTCCAACGTGTTGTTCATAGGTCAGCTCAAGGAGTTACGATTCAACAATGTCATCAAGACTACCAGCTCGTTGTCTACCGATCAGCTCGTGACGTCTTTCTTGACTCGCGACGGGAAAATGGTGCAAAATAACCAAAGAATACTAATAGAGTTCCCGCTCCACATTGACTTGGAGGACTGGTTTGTGGGCCTAAACTACTTTGCCAAACGTGAATACATAGGCTCGTACTACTTCCAGCCCAAGCAGTTAGTGCTCAAGAAAGGTGAATTCGACATCACACATCCTCCTCCTCTTACTGATTTTACGAGAGAAAACTTTAGAGTCTCAAAGAAAATCACCATTGACATAATTGAAGCCAAGTTCGAAAACTTTGAGAGGCAGCATGCAAGGCATCATGAAAAACATGAAGATCCAGATGGAAAAATATATGCCGAGGTTAGGATGTGGGGATATCCCTGGTCCAGAACTGCAATCGTAAACCATACTAATAACCCCTTCTGGAAGGAAGAGTTCTCGACAGATCTCCCTATCTCCACACAAATGATCCATATACTCATTAAGAAATGTGCCTATAACGATTCCTATCTGGCTGCAGATAAACTCATAGGTACGGTCTATGTAACGCCAGATATCTTAACCAAGAAAGTCAAATCCAGCTCTACTGTTATGACCGGTACTAATTCCGGTAATGTCATTGATGTGAATGGCTATTCTGCAGCAGGCACTTCTTCTCAAAACAACACCATTTCTTTCTACAATAACAACGAGATTGTCAGGCTTTCCATCTACGATGCTTCCAACCTCCCTATTGGGAAACTTTTGTTGCATGTTAATTTAAAGGAACACCATATCCTCCCTCCACCCTACTTCAGAAGTTTGGAAAGCATGTTAGGAAATGCTCCGATGAAAGATCTCATCCATTACTGTAATGTGAATGTGCCCACGTCGGACTTTGAAGACGTTAGTTTGATGATGTTGGACATATTCCAGAGTCTAGGCGTCGAAGACCAGTGGTTCAAAGCTCTTATGGAAGCTGAGTTGGTGAATGTTGACATTCTCACCAGAAAActctacaagaagaagaatagcGATCATAAAGAAGCGCAGACTTCGGCATCGAACAATGCATTTAATACTTTATTTAGAGGTTCTTccatcttttccaagtctttAGAGAGATACAATTTGAGAATCGGACAAGAATACTTGGAAAAGGCACTTGCTGGCTTTTTCACCAAGATCAGcatggaaaagaagaactgtGAGCTCGATCCCAGATATGTCAGTttacaagaaaagaagttaaGGCAGGGAAAGGAAATTGATGACTCAGATTCTGACTCGGAATTCACGTCAGactctgaagatgaagtcgttgatgaagaagaaagagaaaagaatgtCAACAAGATGTTAGAAGATAACTTCGAAAACTTATATGACTACGTGGAAGAAGTATGGCACAAGATCTACATTACGTCCAACGATTTGCCAGCACAGATTAAGATCCAGCTCAAGAATTTTAGAACCAAGGTTGAATTGGCATGTGATCCCGACGACAAGACAACTCCGTTGAACTGCTTAAGTGCCTTTATCTTCCTTCGTTTTTTCTGTCCCGCCATTTTGAATCCTAAATTGTTCTACTTGACCAAGAATCACCAATCGGGTACCACACAAAGAACGTTAACTCTAATTGCCAAGATATTGTTAAACTTTGCTAACAGACAAGAGTTCACGAAACATAAGGAGCCTCACTTACTTAGAATGAACAAGTTCCTCAAAAAGCATCGTAAAGAAATCTATGATTATTTCGACAAGATTacaggaagaaagaatgacttcaatgaaaagatcttggacttgagCCATGATGTCAAGAGATTTGACTTGGGACTCGGTAACGATTCGACATCCAATGAATTGCCTACAACTCCTTACTTGATAGATAAGTACTTGAGATTGACGGAGTTGATACATTTACTTGATTTCAATAGATTTGGCAATCTGTCTGCAATCACGAGTCCTGTAAGTCTCTTCGCTACTAGTGCCGGCAACAACGAATCCGCTGACTCT GAAAATGGCCCAGAACCCAATGGTGAAAAAAACGGAAACGGTGCAAAGGATGAGTATCAAATCGGCACACTAGAGTTTGAGAAGAACGAGTTCTTGGATCTGGCGGCTGTTAATGAAACTGAAGGATTCAGCAAGTCTTTACGTAGGGGCAACGAAAATATCTTTTCGTTCATCACGTCCAACATCACGTTGCGAGACTTGCAAAAGCAAAGTACCAAGATCACCGCCAAAGTCCATCAGTTGGAGACTGTTCTTGAGAACTTTGAGTTTCCTAATAACCTCTTGCCCAATCAGAACAACCCCGATCCC TCATTTACCAACGACATTCTTTCCCGGTGCTACTTGGATGTCTCACGTGCCTGTTTAGTGTATCTCGACAAGGACTTGCCCTACAACCACAACTACAGAAAGGTGGTAGAACAAAATGCGCTCTCCagcttgaagttgaagttttccaCCGAGCTGCGTGCTTCTCATGTGCGTAACGCCTCGGTGGTTTCTACTCTGGCATCGATTTCGACGTCattcaccaacaacagcttGGGCAGTGCCCTCCGGAACGGTGCCAGAAGCTCGATCAGACGGTGGTTGCGAAAGAATTAG
- a CDS encoding predicted protein: MVTLNDLSTNKHSKKSKKMTKDEKMVDATDAGNGSDYCSDSESWSETEEEESSDDDDNELIERKSVRHLVSTEMIVHKEKLKNLPDLDCSPRTISKYKMVLDGIFDRFPTFKKTVLNDFNIDSIKDVTMLLVAYNKESTIFFYRYLADSIERILMTKTRDIRNELGRPTLKEINQYIEDHYDASEEIINYFKGFRKNRKVLKSSERERNIERLISTTDKHIVSFFRTLEPHYFHEYALFIDYSSEDNVEVLGRQLNEQFQAYRKDPSKGAASMEQTYIKMRDYAAFTEPSKVNINKTKKKSNQHGFRKNQSAESIN, translated from the coding sequence ATGGTTACTCTTAACGATTTAAGTACAAACAAGCATTCGAAGAAGTCGAAAAAGATGAcaaaagatgaaaaaatGGTGGACGCTACTGATGCTGGTAATGGATCGGATTACTGCTCAGATTCAGAGTCATGGCTGGagactgaagaagaagaactgctggatgatgatgacaatGAATTAATCGAAAGAAAAAGTGTACGACATTTGGTAAGCACCGAAATGATTGTCCATAAGGAGAAACTTAAGAATTTGCCAGATTTGGACTGTAGTCCGAGAACTATTAGCAAATATAAGATGGTACTTGATGGAATATTCGACAGATTTCCAACATTTAAAAAGACTGTTCTTAAtgacttcaatattgatTCAATCAAGGATGTCACAATGCTATTGGTTGCTTACAATAAAGAAAGTACAATATTCTTCTACAGATATTTGGCCGATTCAATCGAACGCATATTGATGACGAAAACTAGAGATATCCGTAATGAATTGGGAAGACCTactttgaaagaaataaACCAATACATTGAAGATCATTATGATGcttcagaagaaatcattaATTATTTCAAAGGATTTAGAAAAAATCGAAAGGTTCTTAAATCATCTGAACGCGAACGTAATATTGAACGGTTAATATCAACAACCGATAAACATATTGTCCTGTTCTTCAGAACGTTGGAGCCTCATTATTTCCATGAATACGCATTGTTTATCGACTATAGTAGTGAAGATAATGTAGAAGTCTTGGGTCGACAATTGAATGAACAATTCCAGGCATATAGAAAGGACCCTTCCAAAGGTGCGGCAAGTATGGAGCAAACTTACATCAAAATGCGCGATTACGCTGCATTCACGGAGCCATCTAAAGTCAACATCAATAAaacgaaaaagaagagtaaTCAACACGGTTTCAGGAAGAATCAAAGTGCAGAGTCTATTAACTGA
- a CDS encoding predicted protein, translating to MTVSEQDILASYPQVNAPSEITGYTSNLTEEQKQQLEQFRKELTELGFVDRLDDASLLRFLRARKFDVAKAKLMFVNCEKWRKDFGTNTILEDFHYTEKPLVASMYPQYYHKTDKDGRPVYYEELGKVNLPEMLKITTQERMLKNLAWEYESMTHYRLPACSRKAGVLIETSCTIMDLKGISLSTAYQVLGYVREASVIGQDYYPERMGKFYLINAPFGFSTVFKLFKPFLDPVTVSKIFILGSSYSKELLKQIPPENLPKKFGGNSTAVEQELYLNDEGPWRDTQYIGPEGEAPRSFPL from the coding sequence ATGACGGTGTCTGAGCAAGATATCCTCGCATCGTATCCGCAAGTCAATGCGCCTTCCGAAATCACCGGATACACTTCCAACTTGACcgaagaacagaaacaacaactCGAACAGTTTCGTAAGGAATTGACCGAATTGGGCTTTGTTGACCGTTTGGACGATGCGTCCTTGTTACGATTCTTGAGAGCCCGTAAGTTTGATGTCGCCAAAGCCAAGCTCATGTTCGTCAACTGCGAGAAATGGAGAAAAGACTTCGGTACCAACAccatcttggaagacttcCACTACACGGAAAAGCCGCTTGTGGCCTCCATGTATCCACAGTACTACCACAAGACAGACAAGGACGGCAGACCAGTGTATTATGAAGAATTGGGCAAAGTCAACTTGCCAgaaatgttgaagatcaCTACCCAAGAAagaatgttgaagaacttggctTGGGAATACGAGTCCATGACTCATTACAGATTGCCTGCTTGTTCCAGAAAGGCCGGAGTCTTGATCGAAACTTCTTGTACTATTATGGACTTGAAAGGGATCTCGTTGTCCACTGCCTACCAGGTTTTGGGTTACGTCAGAGAAGCCTCTGTTATTGGACAGGACTACTACCCAGAAAGAATGGGTAAATTTTATCTCATCAATGCCCCATTTGGCTTTTCTACTgttttcaagttgttcaagcCATTTTTGGACCCAGTCACCGtgtccaagatcttcatcCTTGGATCATCATACCtgaaggaattgttgaagcaGATTCCTCCAGAAAACTTGCCAAAGAAATTTGGTGGAAACTCCACCGCAGTCGAACAAGAGTTATACTTGAACGATGAAGGTCCATGGAGAGATACACAATACATCGGACCAGAAGGCGAAGCTCCTAGATCGTTTCCTCTCTAA